A single window of Gammaproteobacteria bacterium DNA harbors:
- the rnhB gene encoding ribonuclease HII translates to MQNELDFSADNRLTAGVDEVGRGPLAGPVVAAAVILDPDNPIEGLADSKKISKKRREQLYEEIIQKAMAWSIARAEVEEIDEINILQASLLAMSRAVATLPISPDHALVDGNKLPLLNCTAEAIVKGDEKVPAISAASIIAKVARDREMAAMELKYPGYGFDKHSGYPTKAHMQALKELGVTPIHRRSFAPVRRQLEA, encoded by the coding sequence ATGCAAAATGAGTTGGATTTTAGCGCAGACAATCGTTTAACGGCGGGTGTGGACGAGGTTGGTCGCGGCCCGTTGGCAGGCCCGGTAGTTGCGGCAGCGGTTATTCTTGATCCAGATAATCCGATAGAGGGGTTGGCAGACTCTAAAAAGATAAGCAAAAAGCGTCGAGAGCAACTGTATGAAGAGATCATACAGAAGGCGATGGCGTGGTCGATTGCACGGGCTGAAGTGGAAGAGATCGATGAGATTAACATTCTGCAGGCATCACTGCTGGCAATGTCGCGGGCGGTGGCGACACTGCCTATTTCACCCGATCATGCGCTGGTAGATGGTAATAAATTACCGCTGCTTAACTGCACGGCTGAAGCCATTGTAAAAGGGGATGAGAAGGTGCCTGCAATCAGTGCTGCTTCGATTATTGCCAAGGTTGCCCGTGATCGTGAAATGGCGGCAATGGAGCTTAAATACCCCGGCTATGGTTTTGACAAGCACAGTGGATACCCAACCAAGGCGCATATGCAGGCACTGAAAGAGCTGGGTGTTACGCCGATACATCGCCGAAGTTTTGCCCCGGTAAGGCGGCAACTTGAAGCGTAG
- the fabZ gene encoding 3-hydroxyacyl-ACP dehydratase FabZ: MDSMDIYEVLKHLPHRYPFLMVDRVIECEPGKRLVAIKNVSFNEPYFTGHFPDKPVMPGVLILEALAQATGVLGFKTAEKTNDDGSLYLFVGIDNARFKRQVIPGDQLQLEVDLTRTIRNIWKFDTVAKVDGKVVASAQIMCAESEL; encoded by the coding sequence TTGGACTCCATGGATATTTACGAGGTGTTAAAGCACCTCCCTCATCGTTACCCTTTCCTGATGGTTGATCGTGTTATTGAGTGCGAGCCGGGTAAGCGCCTAGTGGCCATTAAAAATGTCTCCTTTAATGAGCCCTACTTCACCGGCCACTTTCCCGATAAACCGGTCATGCCGGGTGTCCTTATTCTGGAGGCGTTGGCTCAGGCAACGGGAGTTTTGGGGTTTAAAACGGCAGAAAAGACCAATGATGATGGGTCACTGTATCTGTTTGTGGGTATCGATAATGCGCGCTTTAAACGGCAGGTTATCCCAGGTGATCAATTGCAGCTGGAGGTTGATTTGACACGTACTATTCGTAATATCTGGAAGTTCGACACGGTGGCAAAAGTGGATGGTAAGGTGGTCGCCTCTGCCCAGATAATGTGTGCTGAGAGTGAGCTATAA
- a CDS encoding OmpH family outer membrane protein, producing MRKTLFALAMLCSSTVVVADIKIGAVDPAKVLEQAPQAEAAKKMLEKEFSGRDQELVVLQQQYRTLEESLAQNSLMMSLEQRGKKERELRTLQRDIERTQEAFRDDLNLRRNEEFGKLQREIYEAIIKLAEREGYDLILSEGVIYASGKVDLSDQLIKQLEQQYSQSKSTP from the coding sequence ATGCGTAAAACTTTATTTGCTTTAGCCATGCTGTGCAGTAGTACGGTTGTGGTGGCTGATATAAAAATTGGTGCGGTGGATCCTGCTAAGGTTTTAGAGCAGGCACCTCAAGCAGAAGCGGCTAAAAAGATGCTTGAAAAAGAGTTTTCCGGGCGTGACCAAGAGCTGGTCGTATTACAGCAACAGTATCGCACTTTGGAAGAGTCACTTGCGCAAAACTCATTGATGATGAGCCTAGAGCAGCGCGGTAAAAAAGAGCGTGAGCTGCGAACCCTGCAACGGGATATTGAGCGTACTCAGGAAGCTTTTCGTGACGATCTTAACCTTCGTCGAAATGAAGAGTTCGGTAAATTACAACGTGAAATATATGAAGCGATCATCAAGCTGGCTGAACGAGAAGGCTATGACCTTATTTTGAGTGAAGGTGTTATTTATGCCAGTGGCAAAGTTGACCTCTCTGATCAGCTGATCAAGCAACTGGAACAGCAATATAGTCAATCAAAATCGACTCCATAG
- the lpxD gene encoding UDP-3-O-(3-hydroxymyristoyl)glucosamine N-acyltransferase, translating into MGGGMTVTVAELAAQLGARVEGDAEHLLKGVATLSQAGPGQLSFLANNKYQHQMATTTATAVLVRESEAADCPVTAMIVEDPYLSYAKAVAYLYPEHREAGGIHPRACVDESASVDPSAWIAANVVVEAGAQIGCGVQIAAGCVIGRNATLGADSRLHANVTLYADVQIGQRCLVHSGTVIGSDGFGFANENGKWIKIQQLGRVIVGDDVEIGANCAIDSGAIDDTVIEEGVKMDNLIQIAHNVRVGAHTIMAGHSGIAGSSVVGKYCAIAGAAGIGGHLEICDNVTITAMSMVIKSISKPGVYSSGIPAEENREWNKRVARISRLDKLNDRVRQLEKKS; encoded by the coding sequence ATAGGGGGTGGTATGACAGTTACCGTTGCAGAACTTGCTGCACAGTTGGGTGCGCGGGTAGAGGGTGATGCTGAACATTTGCTTAAGGGTGTCGCTACTCTCAGTCAGGCGGGCCCCGGACAGCTCAGCTTTTTGGCAAACAACAAATATCAACACCAGATGGCGACCACCACCGCCACCGCCGTGCTGGTTCGCGAGTCTGAGGCGGCTGATTGCCCAGTGACGGCGATGATTGTGGAAGACCCCTATCTAAGTTATGCCAAAGCAGTTGCTTACCTCTACCCGGAGCACCGTGAAGCGGGCGGCATACACCCCCGCGCATGTGTTGATGAAAGCGCCTCTGTTGACCCTTCCGCATGGATTGCAGCCAATGTGGTGGTGGAGGCTGGTGCGCAGATTGGTTGTGGTGTGCAGATAGCAGCTGGCTGTGTGATTGGGCGCAATGCAACCCTGGGTGCCGATAGTCGACTGCACGCCAATGTTACGCTGTATGCGGATGTTCAAATAGGCCAGCGCTGCTTAGTGCACAGCGGCACGGTTATCGGTAGTGACGGCTTTGGCTTTGCCAATGAAAACGGCAAATGGATCAAGATTCAGCAGCTAGGTCGCGTCATCGTGGGCGATGATGTGGAGATTGGTGCCAATTGTGCGATTGATTCGGGAGCAATCGACGATACGGTTATCGAAGAGGGTGTCAAAATGGATAATCTTATCCAAATTGCACATAATGTTCGAGTGGGTGCTCATACTATTATGGCCGGCCACTCCGGTATCGCGGGTAGCAGTGTGGTGGGTAAATATTGTGCGATTGCAGGCGCGGCAGGGATCGGCGGTCATCTTGAAATCTGCGATAATGTGACCATTACCGCCATGAGTATGGTGATTAAATCGATCTCAAAGCCGGGGGTTTACTCTTCAGGTATACCGGCTGAGGAGAATAGAGAGTGGAATAAGCGGGTTGCACGCATCAGTCGATTGGATAAATTGAATGATCGGGTACGGCAACTGGAAAAAAAATCTTAA
- the lpxB gene encoding lipid-A-disaccharide synthase produces the protein MRIGIVAGEASGDILAAGLIQAIKQRYPQAQFEGIAGPLMIEQGCEALCDMERLSVMGIVEVLGRYRELLGIRNRVAEHFIDNPPDLFVGVDAPDFNLGLEKRLKQQGIPTAHYVSPSIWAWRQGRVKKIAQSVDMMLTLFPFEAKFYQQHRVPVTFVGHTLADRIPMIPDVVAARRALSLPENRRIVALLPGSRGSEVSRLAEPFIGTAQQCLSAEPDLHFVVPLVNQSTRALFESALAQHAADLPITLIDGHSREVMAAADVVLLASGTATLEALLLKKPMVVAYKVNWLTAFLARRLLQVESVSLPNNLAGRKVVEEYLQERAVAELLAPAVLQYLQNPHQSEAITHIFEDIHRELRNGADNRAAEALLEMIDAK, from the coding sequence ATGCGTATAGGTATTGTTGCCGGTGAGGCTTCGGGAGATATTCTTGCCGCTGGCCTCATTCAAGCCATTAAACAGCGATACCCGCAAGCGCAGTTCGAAGGTATTGCCGGCCCACTCATGATCGAACAAGGGTGCGAGGCACTGTGCGATATGGAACGACTCTCAGTGATGGGGATCGTTGAGGTGCTGGGTCGTTACCGTGAATTACTGGGTATTCGCAATCGAGTGGCTGAGCATTTTATCGATAACCCGCCAGATCTGTTTGTGGGTGTCGATGCACCTGACTTTAATCTGGGGCTGGAAAAAAGGCTCAAGCAACAAGGTATTCCAACGGCGCATTATGTGAGCCCATCGATATGGGCGTGGCGCCAGGGGCGTGTGAAGAAAATCGCCCAAAGTGTCGACATGATGCTGACACTCTTTCCTTTCGAGGCAAAATTCTATCAACAACATCGTGTGCCCGTGACGTTTGTTGGCCACACTCTCGCTGATCGAATTCCTATGATCCCGGATGTTGTGGCCGCCCGTCGTGCCCTCTCACTGCCAGAAAATAGACGTATCGTCGCACTGTTGCCGGGTAGCCGTGGCAGTGAAGTCTCACGCTTGGCAGAGCCTTTTATTGGTACCGCACAGCAGTGTCTCTCGGCAGAGCCGGATTTACACTTTGTAGTGCCGCTGGTCAACCAGAGCACCCGTGCGCTATTTGAATCCGCCCTGGCGCAGCACGCCGCCGATCTTCCCATTACCCTTATCGATGGCCACTCGCGGGAGGTGATGGCAGCCGCTGATGTGGTGTTGCTCGCCTCCGGTACGGCAACACTTGAGGCGCTATTGCTGAAAAAACCGATGGTTGTCGCCTATAAAGTGAACTGGTTAACCGCTTTTCTGGCGCGCCGACTGCTTCAAGTCGAAAGTGTTTCATTACCTAATAACCTAGCGGGGCGAAAAGTCGTTGAAGAGTACCTCCAGGAGCGTGCCGTAGCCGAATTGTTAGCGCCGGCGGTATTGCAATATTTGCAAAACCCTCACCAGTCGGAGGCGATTACACATATATTTGAAGATATTCACCGTGAATTACGCAACGGGGCAGACAACAGAGCGGCTGAAGCATTGCTGGAGATGATCGATGCAAAATGA
- the lpxA gene encoding acyl-ACP--UDP-N-acetylglucosamine O-acyltransferase: MIDTRAIIDSSASIAEGVSIGPFSVIGADVVIGADCDIGPHVVINGPTEIGVGNKIHPFSSIGCDPQDKKYGGEATRLVIGDHNTIFEYVTISRGTTQDRGVTTIGSKNWIMAYVHIAHDCLVGDDTILANNVTLAGHVDVGDGAILGGFTLVHQFCNVGLQSFSQMNSVISKDVLPFLMVGGHMAKAHGLNSEGLKRRGYSADSRAALKQAYRIVFRSGLKLDEAKEALIELAGGHPEVAIMSDFLAKSHRGIVR; this comes from the coding sequence TTGATAGATACGCGTGCAATTATTGATTCCTCGGCGAGCATAGCGGAGGGTGTCTCTATTGGCCCTTTCAGCGTCATTGGGGCGGATGTGGTGATCGGTGCCGATTGTGATATTGGCCCCCATGTGGTGATCAATGGGCCGACAGAGATAGGCGTAGGCAATAAAATCCACCCCTTTAGCTCGATTGGCTGCGATCCACAGGATAAGAAATACGGTGGTGAGGCAACCCGGCTGGTGATCGGTGACCATAATACGATTTTTGAATATGTCACCATCAGTCGGGGTACCACCCAGGATCGCGGTGTGACCACGATTGGTAGCAAAAACTGGATTATGGCCTACGTTCACATTGCCCATGACTGTCTGGTAGGAGATGACACTATACTGGCTAATAATGTGACCCTGGCAGGGCATGTGGATGTGGGTGATGGTGCTATTTTGGGCGGCTTCACTCTGGTGCACCAATTCTGCAATGTTGGTTTGCAGAGCTTTAGCCAGATGAACAGCGTAATATCAAAAGATGTGCTCCCCTTTTTAATGGTGGGTGGCCATATGGCTAAAGCCCACGGTCTTAACAGTGAGGGGCTAAAACGCCGAGGTTACAGTGCCGATAGCCGCGCCGCCTTAAAGCAAGCGTACCGTATTGTTTTTCGCTCGGGCCTTAAATTAGATGAGGCTAAAGAGGCACTTATAGAATTAGCCGGCGGGCACCCTGAAGTGGCGATTATGAGTGATTTTTTAGCCAAATCCCACCGAGGTATTGTGCGTTAA